A genomic stretch from Burkholderia pyrrocinia includes:
- a CDS encoding DMT family transporter: MSPKNAILLTVLAALWGASFLFIRIGVIDFGVAPLMALRVGIGALFLTGFALTRFKPADLGARLRRHAWPLFVVGALNSGIPFCLFAFAELTLSAGLTSVINATTPLWGALVAYLWLKDKLSLPRALGLVIGFAGVITLVWNQIANAHGDTGAGTTALAAAAALGATLLYGIAANYTKRKLGGVDPLVNATGSMIGSTVLLLPFAIATWPAASVGAHAWGAVLGLGIACTGIAYFIFFYLIAHVGPARAITVTFVIPVFGLLWGALFLDEHVSAVMIEGCAIVLVGTALATGVIKRIPGLGPRSGEAT; encoded by the coding sequence ATGTCACCCAAGAACGCCATTCTGCTGACCGTGCTCGCTGCCCTGTGGGGCGCTTCGTTCCTGTTCATCCGGATCGGCGTGATCGATTTCGGCGTCGCGCCGCTGATGGCACTGCGCGTGGGCATCGGTGCGCTGTTTCTCACCGGCTTTGCGCTGACGCGCTTCAAACCCGCCGATCTCGGCGCGCGGCTGCGCCGTCATGCATGGCCATTGTTCGTCGTCGGCGCGCTGAACTCGGGCATACCGTTCTGCCTGTTCGCGTTCGCCGAACTGACGCTGTCGGCCGGCCTGACGTCGGTGATCAACGCGACGACGCCGCTGTGGGGCGCGCTCGTGGCCTACCTGTGGCTGAAGGACAAACTGTCGCTGCCGCGCGCGCTCGGCCTCGTGATCGGTTTTGCCGGCGTGATCACGCTCGTATGGAACCAGATCGCGAATGCGCACGGCGACACGGGCGCCGGCACGACGGCGCTTGCCGCCGCCGCGGCGCTCGGCGCGACGCTGCTGTACGGCATCGCGGCCAATTACACGAAGCGCAAGCTCGGCGGCGTCGACCCGCTCGTCAACGCGACCGGCAGCATGATCGGCTCGACCGTCCTGCTGCTGCCGTTCGCGATCGCCACCTGGCCGGCCGCGTCGGTCGGCGCGCACGCATGGGGCGCCGTGCTCGGCCTCGGCATCGCATGCACGGGCATCGCGTATTTCATCTTCTTCTACCTGATCGCGCATGTCGGCCCCGCCCGCGCGATTACCGTGACGTTCGTGATCCCGGTGTTCGGCCTGCTGTGGGGCGCGCTGTTCCTCGACGAACACGTGTCGGCCGTGATGATCGAAGGCTGCGCGATCGTGCTCGTCGGCACCGCGCTCGCGACCGGCGTGATCAAGCGGATTCCCGGTCTGGGGCCGCGTAGCGGCGAAGCGACCTGA
- the arfB gene encoding alternative ribosome rescue aminoacyl-tRNA hydrolase ArfB, whose protein sequence is MMIRYTLDPAEVEWTAVRAQGAGGQNVNKVSSAIHLRFDIRASSLPPVIKERLLALSDQRITRDGIVVIKSQEYRTQEKNREAALARLDTLIAGVAFTPRARVATRPTRASKERRLEHKSRRSAVKSGRGKVVD, encoded by the coding sequence ATGATGATCCGCTATACGCTCGATCCGGCCGAAGTCGAATGGACGGCCGTGCGCGCACAGGGCGCGGGCGGGCAGAACGTGAACAAGGTGTCGAGCGCGATCCACCTGCGCTTCGACATCCGCGCTTCGTCGCTGCCGCCCGTCATCAAGGAGCGGCTCCTCGCGCTGTCCGACCAGCGCATCACGCGCGACGGCATCGTCGTGATCAAGTCGCAGGAATACCGCACGCAGGAGAAGAACCGCGAAGCCGCGCTCGCGCGGCTCGATACGCTGATCGCCGGCGTCGCGTTCACGCCGCGCGCACGGGTCGCGACGCGGCCGACGCGCGCGTCGAAGGAGCGGCGGCTCGAGCACAAGTCGCGCCGCAGCGCGGTGAAGTCGGGCAGAGGGAAGGTGGTCGACTGA
- a CDS encoding sensor domain-containing phosphodiesterase, with the protein MKPAHDLSLDSLLERLTLTPGGWLATYRTTTLRSVFQPVLSITHKRVVGYEALLRVVDANGALVSPTALFDKTRADADALLLDRLARCLHTANFVAQGIGDGWLFLNVTPRVLDSGLVQREFVEALCRHFGLPPNRIVLEVVEQPSRDEAALARTIDMIQHRDFLIAIDDFGTGFSNFDRVWRARPDIVKLDRSLVERSTGSADDRRIMHHLVSMLHQAGAMVLAEGVESDDALQALMEADIDFVQGFQFGQPDTSIAHASAAAPAMLDAAWKRFIARRHTPAIAEQPGFDAIERLVLTGAAAFSASGNLQDAAQRVFAVPAARRVFVTDEIGEQFLPSIGAPPDDGQASATRLSPLFPETHSNWSRRPYFQRAIAAPGRVALMGPHFSLTEGRDCYTAAVAIRAQSRLVVFCVDFVLDSAGTVMR; encoded by the coding sequence ATGAAGCCCGCCCACGACCTGTCGCTCGATTCCCTGCTCGAACGCCTCACGCTGACGCCCGGCGGCTGGCTCGCCACCTATCGCACCACGACGCTGCGCAGCGTATTCCAGCCCGTGCTGTCGATCACGCACAAGCGCGTGGTCGGCTACGAGGCGCTGCTGCGCGTCGTCGACGCGAACGGCGCGCTGGTCTCGCCCACCGCCCTCTTCGACAAGACGCGCGCCGACGCCGATGCGCTGCTGCTCGACCGGCTCGCGCGCTGCCTGCACACGGCCAATTTCGTCGCGCAGGGCATCGGCGACGGCTGGCTGTTCCTGAACGTGACGCCGCGCGTGCTCGACTCGGGCCTCGTGCAGCGCGAGTTCGTCGAGGCGCTGTGCCGGCATTTCGGGTTGCCGCCGAACCGCATCGTGCTGGAAGTCGTCGAACAGCCGTCGCGCGACGAAGCCGCGCTCGCCCGCACGATCGACATGATCCAGCATCGCGACTTCCTGATCGCGATCGACGATTTCGGCACGGGATTCTCGAATTTCGACCGCGTGTGGCGCGCGCGGCCCGACATCGTCAAGCTCGATCGCTCGCTCGTCGAGCGCTCGACCGGGTCGGCCGACGACCGCCGCATCATGCATCACCTCGTGTCGATGCTGCACCAGGCCGGCGCGATGGTGCTTGCCGAGGGCGTCGAAAGCGACGACGCGCTGCAGGCGCTGATGGAAGCCGACATCGATTTCGTGCAGGGCTTCCAGTTCGGCCAGCCCGACACATCGATCGCGCACGCGAGCGCGGCCGCGCCCGCGATGCTCGACGCCGCGTGGAAGCGCTTCATCGCGCGCCGGCACACGCCGGCCATCGCCGAGCAGCCGGGCTTCGACGCGATCGAGCGGCTCGTGCTCACGGGCGCAGCCGCGTTTTCCGCGAGCGGCAACCTGCAGGATGCCGCGCAACGCGTGTTCGCGGTGCCGGCCGCGCGCCGCGTGTTCGTCACCGACGAGATCGGCGAGCAGTTCCTGCCGTCGATCGGCGCGCCCCCCGACGACGGCCAGGCGAGCGCCACCCGCCTGTCGCCGCTGTTCCCGGAAACCCACAGCAACTGGTCGCGCCGCCCGTACTTCCAGCGCGCGATCGCCGCGCCCGGGCGCGTCGCGCTGATGGGCCCGCACTTCTCGCTGACGGAAGGCCGCGACTGCTACACGGCCGCCGTCGCGATCCGCGCGCAGAGCCGGCTCGTCGTGTTCTGCGTCGACTTCGTGCTCGACAGCGCGGGAACCGTGATGCGCTAG
- a CDS encoding glycine zipper 2TM domain-containing protein, whose product MKSIRRIGVCALLVATVTSLSACDSMTRRQRDTAIGAGVGGVAGAAIGGNALSTLGGAAAGGIIGNQIGK is encoded by the coding sequence ATGAAATCGATTCGGCGTATTGGGGTATGTGCGCTCCTCGTCGCGACGGTGACAAGCCTGTCGGCCTGCGATTCGATGACGAGACGCCAGCGCGACACGGCAATCGGTGCGGGTGTCGGCGGCGTCGCCGGCGCGGCGATCGGCGGCAACGCGCTGTCGACGCTGGGCGGCGCGGCGGCTGGCGGCATCATCGGCAACCAGATCGGCAAGTAA
- the thiC gene encoding phosphomethylpyrimidine synthase ThiC, whose translation MNANPKFLSADAHVDAAAVAPLPNSRKVYVTGSQPDIRVPMREITQADTPTGFGGEKNPPIYVYDTSGPYTDPEAKIDIRAGLPALRQRWIEARGDTEVLPGLSSRYGLERAADPATADLRFPGLHRNPRRAQAGRNVTQMHYARQGIITPEMEYIAIRENQRRAEYIESLKSSGPNGAKLAAMMGRQHPGQAFGAAAFGANALAEITPEFVRDEIARGRAIIPANINHPESEPMIIGRNFLVKINANIGNSAVTSSIGEEVDKMTWAIRWGGDTVMDLSTGKHIHETREWIIRNSPVPIGTVPIYQALEKVNGKAEDLTWEIFRDTLIEQAEQGVDYFTIHAGVRLQYVPLTANRMTGIVSRGGSIMAKWCLAHHKESFLYEHFEEICEIMKAYDVSFSLGDGLRPGSIYDANDEAQLGELKTLGELTQIAWKHDVQVMIEGPGHVPMQLIKENMDLQLDWCKEAPFYTLGPLTTDIAPGYDHITSGIGAAMIGWFGTAMLCYVTPKEHLGLPNKDDVKEGIITYKLAAHAADLAKGHPGAQVRDNALSKARFEFRWEDQFNIGLDPDKAREFHDETLPKDSAKVAHFCSMCGPHFCSMKITQDVREFAAQQGVSETEALKKGMEVKAVEFVKTGAEIYHRQ comes from the coding sequence ATGAACGCCAATCCGAAGTTTCTGTCCGCCGACGCCCACGTCGATGCCGCTGCCGTCGCGCCGCTGCCGAATTCGCGGAAAGTCTATGTGACCGGCTCGCAGCCCGACATCCGCGTGCCGATGCGCGAAATCACGCAGGCCGACACACCGACCGGCTTCGGCGGCGAAAAGAATCCGCCGATCTACGTGTACGACACGTCGGGCCCCTACACCGATCCGGAAGCCAAGATCGACATCCGCGCGGGCCTGCCCGCGCTGCGCCAGCGCTGGATCGAAGCGCGCGGCGACACCGAAGTGCTCCCCGGCCTGTCGAGCCGATACGGCCTCGAGCGCGCGGCCGATCCGGCCACCGCCGACCTGCGTTTCCCGGGCCTGCACCGCAACCCGCGCCGCGCGCAGGCCGGCAGGAACGTCACGCAGATGCACTACGCGCGTCAGGGCATCATCACGCCGGAAATGGAATACATCGCGATCCGCGAGAACCAGCGTCGCGCCGAATACATCGAGAGCCTGAAGTCGAGCGGCCCGAACGGCGCGAAGCTCGCCGCGATGATGGGCCGCCAGCATCCGGGCCAGGCGTTCGGCGCTGCCGCGTTCGGCGCGAATGCGCTCGCCGAGATCACGCCCGAGTTCGTGCGCGACGAAATCGCGCGCGGCCGCGCGATCATCCCCGCGAACATCAACCACCCGGAATCGGAGCCGATGATCATCGGCCGCAACTTCCTCGTGAAGATCAACGCGAACATCGGCAACTCGGCCGTCACGTCGTCGATCGGCGAGGAAGTCGACAAGATGACGTGGGCGATCCGCTGGGGCGGCGACACGGTGATGGACCTGTCGACCGGCAAGCACATCCATGAAACGCGCGAGTGGATCATCCGCAACAGCCCGGTGCCGATCGGCACGGTGCCGATCTACCAGGCACTCGAAAAGGTCAACGGCAAGGCCGAGGACCTGACCTGGGAAATCTTCCGCGACACGCTGATCGAACAGGCCGAGCAAGGCGTCGACTACTTCACGATCCACGCGGGCGTGCGCCTGCAGTACGTGCCGCTCACCGCGAACCGGATGACCGGCATCGTGTCGCGCGGCGGCTCGATCATGGCGAAGTGGTGCCTCGCGCATCACAAGGAAAGCTTCCTGTACGAACACTTCGAAGAGATCTGCGAGATCATGAAGGCGTACGACGTGAGCTTCTCGCTCGGCGACGGCCTGCGTCCCGGCTCGATCTACGACGCGAACGACGAGGCTCAGCTCGGCGAGCTGAAGACGCTCGGCGAACTCACGCAGATCGCGTGGAAGCACGACGTGCAGGTGATGATCGAAGGCCCCGGCCACGTGCCGATGCAACTGATCAAGGAGAACATGGATCTCCAGCTCGACTGGTGCAAGGAAGCGCCGTTCTACACGCTCGGGCCGCTCACCACCGACATCGCACCGGGCTACGACCACATCACGTCGGGCATCGGCGCCGCGATGATCGGCTGGTTCGGCACCGCGATGCTGTGCTACGTGACGCCGAAGGAGCACCTCGGCCTGCCGAACAAGGACGACGTGAAGGAAGGCATCATCACGTACAAGCTCGCCGCGCACGCCGCCGACCTCGCGAAGGGCCACCCGGGCGCGCAGGTGCGCGACAACGCGCTGTCGAAGGCGCGCTTCGAGTTCCGCTGGGAAGACCAGTTCAACATCGGTCTCGATCCGGACAAGGCGCGCGAATTCCACGACGAAACGCTGCCGAAGGATTCGGCGAAGGTCGCGCACTTCTGCTCGATGTGCGGCCCGCACTTCTGCTCGATGAAGATCACGCAGGACGTGCGCGAATTTGCGGCGCAGCAGGGCGTGTCGGAAACCGAAGCGCTGAAGAAGGGGATGGAAGTGAAGGCGGTCGAGTTCGTCAAGACCGGCGCCGAGATCTATCACCGTCAATAA
- a CDS encoding AAA family ATPase, whose amino-acid sequence MNASDDTLEFTGGLVARLPEPADFGIALAEGFARRIGDLARRAGAPAAAARWAARAAFATSRATAGGHVCVALGALAQRYEEPLDDIRAALAASGVVAFGTLARGDERPLIVDRHDHLYLSRYFDYERRLADALVAQAGVAVPDDGLSPERLRDNLARYFGPATGEVDWQRVAAIVALTGRVTIVSGGPGTGKTTTVVGVLACLLDAHPGLRIALAAPTGKAAQRMQEALHARAGDLPPELAARLPDTSYTLHRLLGGGGAAGFRHHRDNPLPYDLIVVDEASMIDVALAAHLLDALAPGARLVLLGDKDQLAAVEAGAVFAELSARPAFTAAARMRIAQALGIDEAAFVAALPVPDKAAATVPAANPVSTAAQAQASASVSAAASRKRASRPRADARQASLFDDEPQDDAAAAADVAPSPSAGPALTDAGDIGDAGNAPAWIEVDELAWLDAVELPPFDAGDAALASITSTSPGETAASPATSAPAPLADCVVWLERNYRFGLDSPIGRLSLAIRRGDVQAALDALPADDAAAASFHDDAGESLASSTVERLARRFGAYLDALRDVLAAPVPDPLPLFDALNRFRILCATRSGLRGAEHVNALVAAHVRHAARVPLAVGAHWFTGRPIMVTRNDYALGLFNGDIGIALPDAHGVLRVWFRRADGTARAVSPAALPPHETAFALTVHKSQGSEFDEAALVLPASFGRVLTRELVYTAVTRARTRVQVIGPRRVLAQAVATRTQRDSGLAARVDEALARRRMEASR is encoded by the coding sequence ATGAATGCATCCGACGACACGCTCGAATTCACCGGCGGCCTCGTCGCGCGGCTGCCCGAGCCCGCCGATTTCGGCATCGCGCTCGCGGAAGGCTTCGCGCGCCGTATCGGCGACCTCGCGCGGCGCGCCGGCGCGCCGGCCGCGGCCGCGCGCTGGGCGGCGCGCGCCGCGTTCGCGACGAGCCGCGCGACCGCGGGCGGCCACGTATGCGTCGCGCTTGGCGCGCTCGCGCAGCGCTACGAAGAGCCGCTCGACGACATCCGCGCGGCGCTCGCCGCGAGCGGCGTGGTCGCGTTCGGCACGCTCGCGCGTGGCGACGAACGGCCGCTGATCGTCGATCGGCACGACCACCTGTACCTGTCGCGCTATTTCGATTACGAACGGCGGCTGGCCGATGCGCTCGTTGCGCAGGCCGGCGTCGCGGTGCCGGACGACGGGCTGTCGCCCGAGCGGTTGCGCGACAACCTCGCGCGTTACTTCGGGCCCGCGACCGGCGAAGTCGACTGGCAGCGCGTCGCGGCGATCGTCGCGTTGACGGGCCGCGTGACGATCGTCAGCGGCGGCCCCGGCACCGGCAAGACGACGACCGTCGTCGGCGTGCTGGCCTGTCTGCTCGATGCGCATCCGGGGCTGCGCATCGCGCTGGCCGCACCGACCGGCAAGGCCGCGCAGCGGATGCAGGAAGCGCTGCATGCACGGGCCGGGGACCTGCCGCCCGAGCTCGCGGCGCGCCTGCCCGACACGTCGTACACGCTGCATCGCCTGCTGGGCGGCGGCGGGGCGGCCGGCTTCCGGCATCATCGCGACAATCCGCTGCCGTACGACCTGATCGTCGTCGACGAGGCGTCGATGATCGACGTCGCGCTTGCCGCGCACCTGCTCGACGCGCTCGCGCCGGGTGCGCGGCTCGTGCTGCTCGGCGACAAGGATCAACTGGCCGCGGTCGAGGCGGGCGCCGTGTTCGCGGAGCTGAGCGCGCGGCCGGCGTTTACCGCCGCGGCGCGCATGCGCATCGCGCAGGCGCTCGGTATCGACGAGGCGGCGTTCGTCGCGGCATTGCCGGTGCCGGACAAAGCGGCGGCGACTGTGCCTGCTGCGAATCCGGTTTCCACTGCGGCCCAGGCCCAGGCTTCCGCTTCGGTATCCGCCGCTGCTTCACGAAAACGCGCGTCGCGTCCGCGCGCCGATGCGCGACAGGCGTCGCTGTTCGACGACGAACCGCAGGACGACGCGGCTGCCGCGGCCGACGTCGCGCCATCTCCGTCCGCCGGTCCGGCGTTGACCGATGCCGGCGATATCGGCGATGCGGGCAACGCCCCCGCATGGATCGAGGTCGACGAACTCGCGTGGCTCGACGCCGTCGAGCTGCCGCCGTTCGATGCAGGCGACGCGGCGCTTGCGTCGATCACGTCGACATCGCCTGGCGAAACCGCTGCATCGCCCGCCACGTCCGCACCGGCGCCGCTCGCCGACTGCGTCGTGTGGCTCGAACGCAATTACCGCTTCGGCCTCGATTCGCCCATCGGGCGGTTGTCGCTCGCGATCCGCCGCGGCGACGTGCAGGCCGCGCTCGATGCGCTGCCCGCGGACGACGCGGCTGCCGCGTCGTTCCACGACGATGCGGGCGAGTCGCTCGCGTCGTCGACGGTCGAGCGGCTCGCGCGGCGGTTCGGCGCCTACCTCGATGCGTTGCGCGACGTGCTGGCCGCGCCGGTGCCCGATCCGCTGCCGCTGTTCGACGCGCTCAACCGGTTCCGGATCCTGTGCGCGACCCGCAGCGGCTTGCGCGGCGCGGAGCACGTCAACGCGCTCGTGGCCGCGCACGTGCGGCATGCGGCGCGCGTGCCGCTCGCGGTCGGTGCGCACTGGTTCACCGGGCGGCCGATCATGGTGACGCGCAACGACTATGCGCTCGGGCTGTTCAACGGCGACATCGGCATCGCGCTGCCCGATGCGCACGGCGTGCTGCGCGTGTGGTTCAGGCGCGCGGACGGCACCGCGCGCGCGGTGTCGCCGGCCGCGCTGCCGCCGCACGAAACCGCGTTCGCGCTGACGGTCCACAAATCGCAGGGCTCGGAATTCGACGAGGCCGCGCTCGTGCTGCCGGCGTCGTTCGGCCGCGTGCTCACGCGCGAACTCGTCTACACGGCCGTGACACGGGCACGCACGCGCGTGCAGGTGATCGGGCCGCGGCGCGTGCTGGCGCAGGCGGTCGCGACGCGTACGCAGCGCGACTCGGGCCTCGCGGCCCGCGTCGACGAGGCACTCGCACGGCGCCGCATGGAGGCTTCGCGATGA
- the recB gene encoding exodeoxyribonuclease V subunit beta has product MSAVSQPQPALELDVFACALDGVNQIEASAGTGKTWNICALYVRLLLEKDLGADEILVVTFTKAATAELHERIRGRLAQLAHALDTGDDGGDPFIVRLLETTLGEDGALDPETAAKRIRRALRAFDQAAIHTIHAFCQRALQEAPFAAAMPFAFDMEADDASLRFELAADFWRTRVEPAAARWPGFATWLVESGAGPAALDAQLARRLKKPLAALRWDGVTEPDESAEAAAAECFAEAARMWAAERDAIDALLRTAQPALNQRSHKPDAVADALDAWAAHFAQGDATAALPKAALKLTRTALVKATKKGGATPEHAFFDVADALEAAVAAAEATQRARWLALIAEWLDMAPGELAERKRTRRVVSFDDLLANLYHALHAHPWLADTLRARYPAALIDEFQDTDPLQFAIFNRIFAPGGPLFLVGDPKQAIYSFRAADLHTYLAARASASACYTLAVNQRSTPAIVDACNRFFMANPRAFVLDGLDYYAVRAGTRVRAPFVDETDPGPAGDFRVWALPGGEGTLLKRDAQAQAAQACAAEIARLMRGAREGHVRLGDTPLSPGNIAVLVQTHRQGSLVKRVLATWGIGSVELAQASVFSTGDAEQLERVLAAIDAPGDLRRLRSALAADWFGLDAGALWRMEQGDGDASHEASAADSADAMSWVERFSRYRLLWRERGFAVMWRTFARELRIAERLMAGADGERRVTDINHLAELTQARASAQPGIAPTLRWLAAQRLDGGGEEAQLRLESDRNLVQIVTVHKSKGLEYAIVFCPFLNDGGLREPPPSALPDAREYHDDAGDAVLHYGCDDEAAAHAARQATREQAAERARLVYVALTRAVYRCYVVAGPYQSSRSTREARRSVLNWLVAGAGQSFDAWLDEPPDEAALDAAWLALAGGPVSVAPLPVPARRERLAAGHDASQTLAARHATRVLRDAWRMASFSSLTASMAREEAGVAAVPDDELRPDHDALAAVAPDGEFILADPVAPEPPEDDILVFPRGAAAGECLHRLFELSRFTEPESWHQAALGALHDRPVEAEPELATRLPAMMARLVDDVVRTELVPGMRLADLDPAKRLDEMGFLFPAPSLDLTALRRLLVAHGYPDVALEAGMLAGFIKGFIDMIVEHDGRFWIVDWKSNHLGTTPDAYGPRALDVAMADHAYHLQALLYTVALHRYLRGRLPDYDYDTHIAGYLYLFVRGVRPGWRSGGEPAGVHARRPERALVDALDRMMEGGRA; this is encoded by the coding sequence ATGAGCGCCGTGTCGCAGCCGCAGCCGGCGCTCGAACTCGACGTGTTCGCGTGCGCGCTCGACGGCGTCAACCAGATCGAGGCGTCGGCCGGCACCGGCAAGACCTGGAACATCTGCGCGCTATACGTGCGCCTGCTGCTCGAAAAGGATCTCGGCGCGGACGAAATCCTCGTCGTGACCTTCACGAAGGCGGCGACGGCCGAGCTGCACGAGCGGATTCGCGGCCGGCTCGCGCAGCTCGCGCACGCGCTCGATACGGGCGACGACGGCGGCGATCCGTTCATCGTGCGCCTGCTCGAAACCACGCTCGGCGAAGACGGCGCGCTCGATCCCGAGACAGCCGCGAAGCGGATCCGGCGCGCGCTGCGCGCGTTCGACCAGGCCGCGATCCATACGATTCATGCGTTCTGCCAGCGCGCGCTGCAGGAAGCGCCGTTCGCGGCCGCGATGCCGTTCGCGTTCGACATGGAGGCCGACGACGCGTCGCTGCGCTTCGAGCTCGCAGCGGACTTCTGGCGCACGCGCGTCGAACCGGCGGCCGCGCGCTGGCCGGGCTTCGCGACCTGGCTCGTCGAATCGGGCGCCGGCCCGGCCGCGCTCGATGCGCAGCTCGCGCGCCGGCTGAAGAAGCCGCTCGCCGCGCTGCGCTGGGACGGCGTGACCGAGCCGGACGAATCGGCCGAGGCCGCCGCGGCCGAATGCTTCGCCGAGGCGGCGCGGATGTGGGCGGCCGAACGCGACGCGATCGATGCGTTGCTGCGCACCGCGCAGCCCGCGCTCAACCAGCGCTCGCACAAGCCCGACGCGGTTGCCGATGCGCTCGACGCATGGGCCGCGCATTTCGCGCAGGGCGACGCGACGGCCGCGCTGCCGAAGGCCGCACTGAAGCTCACGCGCACCGCGCTCGTGAAAGCGACGAAAAAAGGCGGCGCGACGCCCGAACACGCGTTCTTCGACGTGGCCGACGCGCTCGAAGCGGCCGTGGCGGCAGCCGAGGCAACGCAGCGCGCGCGCTGGCTCGCGCTGATCGCCGAATGGCTCGACATGGCGCCCGGCGAGCTGGCCGAGCGCAAGCGTACGCGGCGCGTCGTGTCGTTCGACGATCTGCTCGCGAACCTGTATCACGCGCTGCATGCGCATCCGTGGCTCGCCGACACGCTGCGTGCGCGCTATCCGGCCGCGCTGATCGACGAGTTCCAGGATACCGACCCGCTGCAGTTCGCGATCTTCAACCGGATCTTCGCGCCGGGCGGGCCGCTGTTCCTCGTCGGCGATCCGAAGCAGGCGATCTACAGCTTCCGCGCGGCCGATCTGCATACCTATCTTGCGGCGCGCGCGAGCGCGAGCGCGTGCTACACGCTCGCGGTCAACCAGCGCTCGACGCCCGCGATCGTCGATGCGTGCAACCGCTTCTTCATGGCGAATCCGCGCGCGTTCGTGCTCGACGGGCTCGACTATTACGCGGTGCGTGCCGGCACGCGTGTGCGTGCGCCGTTCGTCGACGAAACCGATCCGGGCCCGGCCGGCGATTTCCGGGTCTGGGCGTTGCCGGGCGGCGAAGGCACGCTGCTCAAGCGCGATGCGCAGGCGCAGGCCGCCCAGGCTTGCGCGGCCGAGATCGCGCGGCTGATGCGCGGTGCGCGCGAAGGGCACGTGCGGCTGGGCGACACGCCGCTGTCGCCGGGCAACATCGCGGTGCTCGTGCAGACGCACCGGCAGGGCAGCCTCGTGAAACGTGTGCTTGCCACATGGGGCATCGGCAGCGTCGAACTGGCGCAGGCATCGGTGTTCTCGACCGGCGACGCCGAGCAGCTCGAACGCGTGCTGGCGGCGATCGATGCACCGGGCGACCTGCGGCGTCTGCGTTCGGCGCTCGCGGCCGACTGGTTCGGCCTCGATGCCGGTGCGCTGTGGCGGATGGAACAGGGCGACGGCGATGCGTCGCACGAAGCGTCCGCGGCCGACAGTGCCGACGCGATGAGCTGGGTCGAACGTTTCTCTCGATATCGGCTGCTATGGCGCGAGCGCGGTTTCGCGGTGATGTGGCGCACGTTCGCGCGCGAGCTGCGGATTGCCGAGCGGCTGATGGCCGGCGCGGACGGCGAACGCCGCGTGACCGACATCAACCACCTGGCCGAACTGACGCAGGCACGCGCGTCCGCGCAGCCGGGCATCGCACCGACGCTGCGCTGGCTCGCCGCGCAACGGCTCGACGGCGGCGGCGAGGAAGCGCAGTTGCGTCTCGAATCCGATCGCAACCTCGTGCAGATCGTGACCGTGCACAAGTCGAAGGGCCTTGAATACGCGATCGTGTTCTGTCCGTTCCTGAACGACGGCGGGCTGCGCGAGCCGCCTCCGTCCGCGCTGCCCGATGCGCGCGAGTATCACGACGACGCGGGCGACGCGGTGCTGCATTACGGCTGCGACGACGAAGCGGCCGCGCACGCGGCGCGGCAGGCGACGCGCGAGCAGGCCGCGGAACGCGCGCGGCTGGTCTACGTGGCGCTCACGCGTGCGGTCTATCGCTGCTATGTCGTCGCCGGGCCGTACCAGTCGTCGCGCTCGACGCGCGAAGCGCGGCGCAGCGTGCTCAACTGGCTCGTCGCGGGTGCCGGCCAGTCGTTCGACGCGTGGCTCGACGAGCCGCCCGACGAAGCGGCACTCGATGCCGCGTGGCTTGCGCTCGCGGGCGGCCCCGTGAGCGTCGCGCCGCTGCCGGTGCCCGCGCGCCGCGAGCGCCTCGCGGCCGGGCACGACGCGTCGCAGACGCTCGCGGCGCGCCATGCGACGCGCGTGCTGCGCGATGCGTGGCGGATGGCGAGCTTCAGTTCGCTGACCGCGTCGATGGCGCGCGAGGAGGCCGGCGTCGCGGCCGTGCCCGACGACGAGCTGCGGCCCGATCATGATGCGCTTGCCGCGGTGGCGCCGGACGGCGAGTTCATCTTGGCCGATCCGGTTGCGCCCGAACCGCCGGAAGACGACATCCTCGTGTTCCCGCGCGGCGCGGCGGCGGGCGAGTGCCTGCACCGTCTGTTCGAGCTCAGCCGTTTCACGGAGCCCGAGTCGTGGCACCAGGCCGCGCTCGGCGCGCTGCACGACCGGCCGGTCGAGGCCGAGCCCGAACTCGCGACGCGCCTGCCGGCGATGATGGCGCGGCTCGTCGACGATGTCGTGCGCACCGAGCTCGTGCCGGGCATGCGGCTCGCCGATCTCGATCCCGCGAAGCGGCTCGACGAAATGGGTTTCCTGTTTCCGGCACCGTCGCTCGACCTGACGGCGCTGCGCCGGCTGCTGGTTGCGCACGGCTACCCGGACGTTGCACTGGAGGCGGGCATGCTCGCCGGATTCATCAAGGGTTTCATCGACATGATCGTCGAACACGACGGCCGCTTCTGGATCGTCGACTGGAAGTCGAACCATCTCGGCACGACGCCGGACGCCTATGGCCCGCGCGCGCTCGACGTTGCGATGGCCGATCACGCTTATCACCTGCAGGCGCTGCTCTACACGGTCGCGCTGCATCGCTACCTGCGCGGGCGACTGCCCGATTACGACTACGACACACATATCGCGGGCTACCTGTACCTGTTCGTGCGCGGCGTGCGGCCCGGCTGGCGCAGCGGCGGCGAGCCGGCCGGCGTGCATGCGCGGCGGCCCGAACGCGCGCTCGTCGACGCACTCGACCGGATGATGGAAGGGGGCCGCGCATGA